One Phalacrocorax carbo chromosome 34, bPhaCar2.1, whole genome shotgun sequence DNA window includes the following coding sequences:
- the EIF4A1 gene encoding eukaryotic initiation factor 4A-I — protein sequence MSASQESRPRDSGPEGMEPDGVIESNWHEVVDSFDEMNLSEALLRGIYAYGFEKPSAIQQRAILPCIKGYDVIAQAQSGTGKTATFAISILQQLQLQLQGTQALVLAPTRELAQQIQKVVLALGDYLGASCHACIGGTNVRAEVQKLQLEAPHVVVGTPGRVFDMLNRRYLSPKFIKMFVLDEADEMLSRGFKDQIYDIFQKLSGNTQVVLLSATMPLDVLEVTKKFMREPIRILVKKEELTLEGIRQFYINVEREEWKLDTLCDLYETLTITQAVIFINTRRKVDWLTEKMHARDFTVSAMHGDMDQKERDVIMREFRSGSSRVLITTDLLARGIDVQQVSLVINYDLPTNRENYIHRIGRGGRFGRKGVAINMVTEEDKRTLRDIETFYNTAIEEMPLNVADLI from the exons ATGTCCGCGAGTCAGGAGAGCCg CCCCCGCGACAGCGGCCCCGAGGGGATGGAGCCGGACGGGGTCATCGAG AGCAACTGGCACGAGGTGGTCGACAGCTTCGACGAGATGAACCTGTCGGAGGCGCTGCTGCGGGGGATCTACGCGTACGGCTTCGAGAAGCCCTCGGCCATCCAGCAGCGCGCCATCCTGCCCTGCATCAAGG GCTACGACGTGATCGCGCAGGCGCAGTCGGGCACGGGGAAGACGGCCACGTTCGCCATCTccatcctgcagcagctgcagctgcagctccagggCACCCAGGCGCTGGTGCTGGCGCCCACGCGCGAGCTGGCCCAGCAG ATCCAGAAGGTGGTGCTGGCGCTGGGCGATTACCTGGGCGCCTCCTGCCACGCCTGCATCGGCGGCACCAACGTCCGCGCCGAGgtgcagaagctgcagctggaggcgCCGCACGTCGTCGTGGGGACGCCCGGGCGCGTCTTCGACATGCTCAACCGCCGCTACCTCT cccccaagTTCATCAAGATGTTTGTGCTGGACGAGGCTGACGAGATGCTGAGTCGCGGCTTCAAGGACCAAATCTACGACATCTTCCAGAAGCTGAGCGGGAACACGCag gtGGTGCTGCTCTCGGCCACGATGCCGCTGGACGTGCTCGAGGTGACCAAGAAGTTCATGCGGGAGCCGATTCGCATCCTGGTGAAGAAGGAGGAGCTGACGCTGGAGGGGATCCGCCAGTTCTACATCAACGTGGAGCGGGAG GAGTGGAAGCTGGACACGCTGTGCGACCTGTACGAGACGCTGACCATCACGCAGGCCGTCATCTTCATCAACACGCGCCGCAAGGTCGACTGGCTGACGGAGAAGATGCACGCCCGCGACTTCACCGTCTCCGCCAtg caCGGCGACATGGACCAGAAGGAGCGCGACGTCATCATGCGGGAATTCCGCTCCGGCTCCAGCCGCGTCCTCATCACCACCGACCTGCTG GCCCGCGGCATCGACGTGCAGCAGGTGTCGCTCGTCATCAACTACGACCTGCCGACGAACCGCGAGAACTACAtccaccg gatcgggcggggcgggcgcttCGGCCGCAAGGGCGTGGCCATCAACATGGTGACGGAGGAGGACAAACGGACGCTGCGGGACATCGAGACCTTCTACAACACGGCGATCGAGGAGATGCCGCTCAACGTGGCCGACCTCATCTGA
- the LOC135310386 gene encoding LOW QUALITY PROTEIN: sentrin-specific protease 3-like (The sequence of the model RefSeq protein was modified relative to this genomic sequence to represent the inferred CDS: inserted 1 base in 1 codon) yields MKEALAARQLWGGGPGGPREGPPRRDPPWGGPAPPPPRPPPAPPAAPRPRPGPLPRPLRMRRMKTMTTKKKGEAGAGSPRSGGPPGAPPPPPPAGGVPPGAGCGRCGPCGCCSTPRGGPGPSPGNGGLGGGGGARRRPPPLALPRRGGKGGPPCAGPAPRRGAPAPAAPPSPPAPPPSLLPLSGTWSWGGTPGAGVSWGPPRGWAGTQGPSPMGSGRGPPPAPPATPKAPSSSVMCAASGGAPRGGLAPKPPTGGGAQTSPLREEHVTCVQSILDEFLQAYGSLIPVSADEVVEKLEDIFQQEFSTPQRRGSVQQLMQSYQRLPGNALLRGFRVSYKRHVLTMDDLQTLYGPNWLNDQVMNMYGDLVMDAVPDKVHFFNSFFYDKLRTRGYEGVQRWTKNVDIFGKELLLIPIHLEVHWSLVAVDVARRRITYFDSQRTLNRRCPKHICRYLQAEADKKERPDFREGXRGAFKMNVARQNNDSDCGAFVLQYCKFLALGRPFSFTQQDMPQLRRLMYKELCHCKLAL; encoded by the exons ATGAAGGAGGCGCTGGCGGCCCGTCAGCtgtggggggggggcccgggggggccgCGGGAGGGTCCCCCCCGCCGTGACCCCCCTTGGGggggccccgcgccgccccccccccgcccccccccggcgccgcccgccgccccccgcccccgccctgggcccctcccccgcccgctTCGGATGAGGAGGATGAAGACGATGACGACGAAGAAGAAGGGGGAGGCCGGCGCTGGGTCCCCCCGAAGTGGGGGCCCCCCCGgggcgccgcccccgcccccccccgccggcggGGTCCCCCCCGGCGCCGGCTGCGGGCGCTGCGGGCCCTGCGGATGCTGCTCTACGCCAAGGGGGGGGCCTGGGCCTTCCCCTGGAAACGGGGGGCtcggcggaggggggggggcccgCCGCAGACCCCCCCCCCTCGCTCTCCCCCGAcgaggaggaaagggggggcCCCCctgcgccggccccgccccccgccgagGCGCccctgcccccgccgcccccccctcgcctcccgccccccccccctcgctGCTCCCCCTTTCGGGGACGTGGAGctggggggggaccccgggggcgGGGGTCTCTTGggggcccccccggggctgggcggggACGCAG GGCCCCTCCCCAATGGGTTCGGGACgggggccccccccagcccccccggcaACGCCGAAAGCGCCATCCTCATCAGTAATGTGTGCAGCGTCGGGGGGGGCGCCGAGGGGGGGCCTCGCCCCGAAGCCCCCAACCGGGGGGGGGGCCCAAACCAGCCCCCTGCGCGAGGAGCACGTCACCTGCGTCCAGA GCATCCTGGACGAGTTCCTGCAGGCCTACGGCAGCCTCATCCCCGTCAGCGCCGACGAGGTGGTCGAGAAGCTGGAGGACATTTTCCAGCAGGAGTTCAGCACCCCccaaag GCGGGGCTCGGTGCAGCAGCTCATGCAGTCGTACCAGCGGCTCCCCGGGAACGCGCTGCTCCGCGGCTTCCGCGTCAGCTACAAGCGGCACGTGCTGACCATGGACGACCTGCAGACGCTCTACGGCCCCAACTGGCTCAACGACCag GTGATGAACATGTACGGGGACCTGGTGATGGACGCGGTACCCGACAAG gtCCACTTCTTCAACAGCTTCTTCTACGACAAGCTGCGGACGCGGGGCTACGAGGGGGTGCAGCGCTGGACCAAGAAC GTGGATATCTTCGGGAAGGAGCTGCTGCTCATCCCCATCCACCTGGAGGTGCACTGGTCGCTCGTGGCCGTCGACGTCGCCCGCCGCCGCATCACCTACTTCGACTCCCAGCGCACCCTCAACCGCCGCTGCCCCAAg CACATCTGCCGGTACCTGCAGGCCGAGGCCGACAAGAAGGAGCGCCCCGACTTCCGCGAGG TGCGGGGGGCCTTCAAGATG aacgTCGCCCGCCAGAACAACGACAGCGACTGCGGGGCCTTCGTGCTGCAG taCTGCAAGTTCCTGGCGCTGGGGCGGCCGTTCAGCTTCACGCAGCAGGACATGCCGCAGCTGCGGCGCCTCATGTACAAGGAGCTCTGCCATTGCAAGCTGGCCCTGTGa